The Lepeophtheirus salmonis chromosome 1, UVic_Lsal_1.4, whole genome shotgun sequence genome has a segment encoding these proteins:
- the LOC121130626 gene encoding uncharacterized protein, giving the protein MNSICGCRSSKTRVSNDLEYTSEDEYHSIDLSHTLIHHQHEEEEEGEQENDSNQVTDKKISHRVIFIGDANIGKYNCFEALNDLKEDEDEECSKKKGIINISIRSGSQLVFSHIEGLEEDPLLRKWKYRKIEVFVLFFSLTSMESLISLAYKWAPEVQNVITHIEKNQIKAIICIVGLYDERSHAEDSNRIHQNVIDSLKGMLSADIYIEVSKNYSVEELSQMVTRIEDQLYFESPSNTFPIKSYSDESSSDEDESSQCPFYGNESCNIPHPSGNVNNDEIFNKKCIIVSRPKQEELKKQIMGLRNRGKATVVSDIALNIDVKEEQNQIIEQIQTILEYKAEEVTNCSVRNLKDNELFNSHLLSSHSEQTLLYKRKFLVEEMPNPPWNVSAWNKKSFKHFIHQKISLEDEIEVRGKLKHGFQHLSAANNCFSPVIPKKYLKQFEVVLLQCIHALSKDSTLNAISVFDFFLLCKFNLVECIKYLIYRYPKGFGYLMMSFSEETGGTPHPICFLEDESIVLKIMQIYHPNLYSTRKDWKGYNILHYCADKNFINAIILFLEFDQQDVIFSLLHMNDSSSPIAVAAQSGNENIARIMYNYLDSNITDDQFLSFFRFNEFKSTSLLRICSQQKLHCLLKDIINSFEKRGISNELLPFLTVQNKVDGERTLLQNIQSESILIKLIPLYLKNDSRNLLLKCKKEKHLGHYLAEKNYSKILLTIHQHCTNNNLNDLFFFDFLLSPNKYGDDCCKLAAWKGSNEFLVTALSLCRGLNKSYLSLLLHGTNQNQENLMELLLFQQRSLIVPRQIIMLMEKEVHSDNKILILSCYRVHISPSEELVSLIEDTEKLLPLSNTKKTLICLKKIIILIFSLLLFCLDIGFDISLAIQYYKDSDEACKHDFTDYSQSLLEEESNFHRATRYVGALCSSTRFYVTLLFIISPWLFYIFEFIRETFINDRPMWIVHVPFKEIKLTSYRSNEQQAKLLNAKAAQLMDKRLKWRSIFGCCSSFNNFCTNLLFIFGFISEFVVTIAFWPIISMFRLFYADVMYDIQHGIKKN; this is encoded by the exons ATGAATTCGATATGTGGTTGCAGATCATCCAAAACTCGAGTTTCGAATGATCTGGAGTACACATCTGAAGATGAATATCACTCAATTGATTTGAGTCACACCCTAATTCATCATCAAcatgaagaggaagaagaaggtGAGCAAGAGAATGACTCGAATCAAGTGACAGATAAGAAAATAAGTCATCGCGTCATTTTCATCGGTGATGCGAACATTGGGAAATACAATTGCTTTGAGGCTCTTAATGATCTCAAAGAAGATGAAGATGAAGAATGCTCCAAGAAGAAGGGAATTATCAACATTTCTATTCGTTCTGGATCTCAGTTAGTTTTTAGTCATATTGAAGGACTTGAGGAGGATCCTCTCTTACGAAAATGGAAATACAGAAAAATCGAAGTTTTcgttcttttcttttccttaactaGCATGGAGTCATTAATTTCTTTAGCATACAAATGGGCCCCTGAGGTCCAGAATGTAATCACGCATAT CGAGAAAAACCAAATAAAAGCGATAATCTGCATAGTTGGCCTATACGACGAACGATCTCATGCTGAGGATTCAAATAGAATCCATCAAAATGTAATTGATTCCTTAAAAGGAATGCTTTCAGCGGATATTTATATTGAGGTCAGTAAAAATTATTCAGTTGAAGAATTGAGTCAAATGGTTACGAGAATCGAAGATCAACTCTATTTTGAGTCGCCCTCTAACACATTTCCTATAAAATCATACTCCGACGAAAGTTCCTCTGACGAAGATGAATCATCCCAGTGTCCATTCTACGGGAATGAAAGTTGTAACATCCCTCATCCATCAGGGAATGTAAATAATGacgaaatttttaataagaaatgtaTCATTGTTTCACGACCGAAACAAGAGGAACTTAAGAAACAAATAATGGGTTTAAGGAATAGAGGTAAAGCGACGGTTGTTTCTGACATTGCCTTAAATATTGATGTGAAAGAGGAACAAAACCAGATCATAGAACAAATACAAACTATATTGGAATATAAAGCAGAAGAGGTGACGAATTGCTCTGTCCGAAATTTAAAGGACAACGAACTTTTCAATTCACATCTATTAAGTAGTCATTCAGAACAAACCTTGTTGTATAAACGGAAATTTTTGGTTGAAGAAATGCCGAATCCACCGTGGAATGTATCTGcttggaataaaaaaagttttaaacattttatccaccaaaaaatttcattggagGATGAA ATTGAAGTCAGAGGAAAATTGAAGCATGGATTTCAACATCTCAGTGCTGCAAATAACTGTTTCAGTCCCGTGAttccaaagaaatatttaaaacaatttgaagtTGTTTTACTACAGTGCATACATGCACTTTCTAAGGATTCAACGTTAAATGCAATATCTGTCTTTGATTTCTTTCTCCTCTGTAAATTTAACCTTGTGGAATGCataaaatatctcatttatCGGTATCCAAAGGGGTTTGGCTATCTCATGATGTCTTTTTCTGAGGAAACAGGTGGAACTCCTCACCCCATTTGCTTTTTGGAAGATGAGTCAATTGTGTTGAAAATCATGCAAATTTACCATCCCAATTTATATTCAACCAGAAAAGATTGGAAGGGCTACAATATTCTTCACTATTGTgcagataaaaattttataaatgcaatAAT TTTATTCCTCGAGTTTGATCAACAGGATGTAATTTTCTCCTTGCTCCATATGAATGATTCCTCCTCCCCTATTGCTGTTGCAGCCCAATCGGGGAACGAAAATATTGCTCgtattatgtacaattatttAGACTCAAACATAACGGACGATCAATTCTTATCTTTTTTCCGTTTCAACGAATTCAAGTCAACTTCTCTCTTACGGATCTGTTCGCAACAGAAACTCCATTGTCTTTTAAAAGATATCATAAATTCGTTCGAGAAACGAGGgatttcaaatgaattattacCCTTTCTCACAGTACAAAACAAGGTTGATGGAGAGCGaactctccttcaaaacattcaatCAGAAAGTATTCTAATTAAACTCATTcccttgtatttaaaaaatgattccaGGAACTTATTGcttaaatgtaaaaaagaaaagcatTTAGGACATTACTTAGCCGAGAAGAATTACAGTAAAATTCTTTTAACCATCCATCAACACTGCACCAATAATAACCTCaacgatttatttttctttgatttcttACTTTCGCCGAATAAATATGGAGATGACTGTTGTAAACTTGCTGCATGGAAAGGCTCCAATGAATTTCTTGTGACTGCTCTTAGCTTGTGTAGAGGACTTAATAAAAGCTATCTTAGTTTACTATTACACGGAACTAATCAAAATCAAGAGAATCTAATGGAGTTACTACTTTTCCAACAAAGATCTCTTATTGTTCCTCGTCAAATCATCATGCTGATGGAGAAGGAGGTTCATAgtgacaataaaattttaatccttTCCTGCTATCGAGTACACATTTCACCTAGTGAG GAATTGGTCTCCCTAATAGAAGATACGGAAAAACTTTTACCTTTAtccaacacaaaaaaaacactgatttgcctcaaaaaaataatcattctcattttttcattattattgttttgtttggATATTGGATTTGATATTTCACTGGCTATTCAATACTACAAAGACTCAGATGAAGCTTGCAAACATGATTTCACCGACTATAGTCAATCTCTTCTAGAGGAAGAAAGCAATTTCCATCGGGCGACGAGATATGTTGGTGCTCTTTGTTCCTCAACACGATTTTATGTTACtctcttatttataattagcCCTTGGTTGTTTTATATCTTTGAATTTATTAGAGAG ACATTTATTAATGATCGACCCATGTGGATTGTTCATGTTcctttcaaagaaattaaactaACCAGCTATAGATCAAATGAGCAACAAGCTAAACTACTCAATGCTAAGGCTGCGCAATTAATGGACAAGAGACTCAAATGGAGAAGTATTTTTGGATGTTGTtcttcattcaataatttttgcacGAATCTGctctttatttttggatttatttctgAATTTGTAGTCACCATTGCTTTTTGGCCTATCATAAGTATGTTTCGCTTATTTTATGCTGATGTTATGTACGACATTCAgcatggtattaaaaaaaattaa
- the LOC121130648 gene encoding acetylcholine receptor subunit beta-type lev-1 produces MYLLLLVLFGTALGSTNFDCSSSDSLVCLPKGYNKNEPPSSTRNISIAFYINQIQFNSHEMELNLEILIQWKDERIYKRGDKETKLDIKLYDYIWTPQISALNENSLKVKSTYDILIISNKGSKVMFSRKYEFKIACYMNFDDFPFDKHECPFTMGSYKGKEEYFTTDGIFDNSPRRGLLVNVRDLNEREKVYIDMEGDHSVSGFVVTVERHIIKYIVFYFLPCVLLSLGVWLMILWGNTYHERFLFLTIISAILLYMVDAASKVIPCDSSNFNLLQIWMMIHVCFIVLTFMELKIVHWWYLKSLPKRVNEYSSKKSRIDVGYFILYLILYMILVGGFVCFILFA; encoded by the exons ATGTATTTGCTACTCCTAGTACTCTTTGGAACTGCATTGGGATCTACAAATTTTGATTGTAGTAGTTCTGATTCTCTTGTATGTTTACCCAAGGGCTACAATAAAAATGAGCCCCCATCATCCACG agGAATATCAGCATTGCATTCTATATTAATCAAATCCAATTCAATTCACATGAGAtggaattaaatttagaaattctaATACAATGGAAAGACGAAAGGATATACAAGAGAGGAGATAAAGAAACGAAACTTGATATTAAATTGTACGACTACATTTGGACGCCTCAAATATCGGCTCTTAACGAAAATTCCTtgaaa GTAAAGTCGACGTATGATATACTCATCATATCGAATAAAGGAAGTAAAGTTATGTTTAGtcgaaaatatgaatttaaaattgctTGTTACATGAATTTCGATGATTTTCCCTTTGATAAACATGAATGTCCATTCACAATGGGATCATATAAAGGAAAGGAAGAGTATTTTACCACTGATGGAATATTCGATAATTCTCCGAGGAGGGGTCTTCTCGTGAATGTTCGAGATTTAAATGAGAGAGAAAAGGTATATATTGACATGGAGGGAGATCATTCAGTATCCGGTTTTGTGGTGACTGTGGAAAGGCACATTATCAAGTACATAGTGTTTTACTTTCTACCATG TGTTCTCTTATCGTTGGGTGTTTGGCTCATGATCCTCTGGGGAAATACCTATCATGAAAGGTTTTTGTTCCTTACCATTATCTCTGCTATTCTTTTATACATGGTCGATGCTGCTTCCAAGGTGATTCCATGTGATTCCTCCAATTTCAACCTccttcaaatttggatgatgaTTCATGTATGCTTCATTGTACTCACCTTTATGGA GTTAAAAATTGTACACTGGTGGTATTTGAAATCCTTGCCAAAAAGAGTTAATGAGTACAGCTCAAAAAAATCTCGAATTGATGTAGGCTATTTCATTCTGTATCTCATTTTATACATGATTTTAGTGGGaggatttgtttgttttattctatttgCTTGA